In Astatotilapia calliptera chromosome 23, fAstCal1.2, whole genome shotgun sequence, a genomic segment contains:
- the rasl11b gene encoding ras-like protein family member 11B has protein sequence MRLIQNMTTIAEYPASEYSAPNRAIKIAVIGGSGVGKTALVVRFLTKRFIGDYERNAGNLYSREVQVDGEQVTIQVQDTPGAEMTDNGISLPDHVTCSIQWADAVVLVYSVTDRSSFDLIDQLHQLVVRSSGASMPPVILLANKADLLHLRRVDSQQGPILAGNLGCSFYEVSASEDYNQVHGAFHRLCCQLAKQPPPASSSPPTSASGVTEKRRSLLIPRPKSPNMQDLKRRFKQALSAKVRTVTSV, from the exons ATGCGCCTCATCCAGAACATGACAACCATAGCGGAGTATCCAGCTTCTGAATACTCGGCCCCCAACCGGGCCATTAAAATAGCCGTTATAGGAGGCAGCGGTGTGGGGAAGACAG CACTCGTGGTGAGATTCCTAACAAAACGCTTCATCGGAGACTACGAGAGAAATGCTG GTAATCTCTACTCCAGAGAAGTCCAGGTGGATGGAGAGCAAGTGACCATCCAAGTACAGGACACTCCTGGTGCCGAG atgACAGATAATGGCATCAGTCTACCTGACCATGTGACCTGCTCCATTCAGTGGGCGGATGCTGTGGTGCTGGTGTACTCTGTGACTGACCGCAGCAGCTTTGATTTGATCGATCAGTTGCACCAGCTGGTTGTTCGCAGCAGCGGTGCCAGTATGCCCCCAGTAATCCTGCTGGCCAATAAGGCAGACCTGTTGCACCTGAGGCGAGTCGACTCCCAGCAGGGTCCCATTCTGGCTGGAAACCTGGGCTGCTCCTTCTATGAAGTATCTGCCAGTGAGGATTACAACCAGGTACACGGGGCTTTCCACAGGCTGTGCTGCCAGCTAGCCAAGCAGCCACCCCCTGCCTCTAGCTCCCCACCCACCTCTGCTAGTGGTGTCACAGAGAAGAGGCGCTCTCTCCTCATCCCCAGACCAAAGTCTCCCAATATGCAGGATCTGAAGAGGCGCTTCAAGCAGGCGCTGTCTGCCAAAGTCCGGACTGTCACCTCAGTGTGA